GAGCCCATACCCTCGTCGGCGTGGGCGGCCAACTCACGATCAACAACCGCGGTGAATTCAAGGAGCGCGTGCTCGCGCGTCTGGCGGATGGCGATACCGACTTCGTGATCGACTTCACCGAGGCCGACTACATCGACTCCTCCGGCCTGGGGGTCCTCGTCAGTCTCTCCAAGTACATCCGCGACACCGGAGGGCGCCTCACGCTGACAGGGTTGAACGAGGATCTTCAGCGGCTCTTCGCCCTGACCCGACTGGACTCGCTGTTCGAGATCGCCGAGTCCCGGGCAGCCGCGCTCGGCGAGTCCTGACCGGAGCCGCGGCTCCGGAATGAAGGACGGCGAGCCGGCCCGCATCCTGGTCCTCTCAAGCCGGCCGGACATTCTCCAGGCCGTCTCGGACGCCGCCGCGGAGATCGACCCGTCTCCCGAAGTGAGAGGGCTCTTCGGGCGACCTCTGACGGTGCTCCCGACGGATCTCATCCTGGTGGACATCGCCGAGCCGCGCGCAACGATGCCGTATCTGCACCGGCGCTTCGGCGCCGCGTCGGCGCTTGTGGCGCTCATCGACGGTGCGTGGATCGACCGTCTGGGCTCGGCGCTGGGCGAGGACTGGACCGACTACCTCTTCCATCCTCTCAACGCGGCCGAACTCGGCTTCGTGTGGCAAAAGCACACCTCGCCTGCCGAAGCGCCCGACCTGAACCTGGACCTCGACGAATCGGGGCACATACGCGTCGTTTTTCCGTCGAACGTGCGCTACCAGCGCGCCGTGGTGGAGAGGGTCGTCGTCGCATGCCGGCACCTCGCCGATCTGGATCGCGAGACGGCGTTCAGACTCCGGGTCACGCTCGGAGAGGCCGTGGCCAACGCGATCCTCTACGGGAGCGGGGACCGTGCCGGCGCCGTCGTGCGCGTCTCGGCGAAGGCGGACGCGGAGGGCCTGCGCGTGAAGGTCTCGGACGAGGGAAGCGGGTTCGACCCCGATGCCGTGCCGGATCCCGTATCGGCCGAAGGCATCGGCCGGCCGCGGGGGCGGGGCCTCTTCCTCTTGAGAAAGCTCGCGGACGGCGTGGCGTTCAACGAGACCGGCAACAGCGTCACCCTATCGTTCCGGGGGGCGCCGGATCCGCTCGTGAGGATCGAACCTCTCCTGAGACGCTTCGCCGAGGTCACGGGTCTCAGATTTCGGCTCGACCGGCTGTTCGAGGATGGATCGCAGGTGCTGTTCGACAGCTGGGAGAACGACGAGGCAGCGAGCCCTCCGCCGGAGATTCGGGAGACGTGGCCGCTGGGGGATGCGGGGCGGTTGCGCCTGGTCCACGAGTGGGCGAGTCGCGGCGATGCCGCCGCGACGCTGCTTGCGGGCTGGATCGGCGCCGTGGCCGAGGGCGAACAGTCACGGGAGCGGCTTCTCGCGCGACGGTTGCGCCGGGAGCGGGTACTGGCCGAGCTGGAGATCGCCCGGGACCTGCAACTGAAGCTTCTTCCGCCCCCGGAGGATTTCCGCGATCTCGGACGGATCGCGGCCCGCTGCGATCCGGCACTCTCCCTGGGCGGCGATTTCTACTACCTCGTCCGGCTCACCGGCGGTTGCCTGGGGGTCATGCTGGGCGACGTGAGTTCGCATGGCCCCTCCGCCGCGCTCATCATGGCCCGCACGCTGAGTGCCGTGGTCCTCGCGACGGGCGTGGAAGCCGAACCCGCGGCCGTCCTCGACGCCATGCACGGGCAGCTCCGGGCGGCGCTCGACGCGACCGAGATGTACATGACGCTCTTCTACGGGGTCATCGATCCCGGGCGCGGAGAGCTGCGCTACGCGAACGCGGGCCACCCGTACGCGTATCTGCTCGGATCGGACGGGATACGCCGTCTCGCCGCGCTCGATCCGCCGGTCGGCGTGGCCCCGGTCCGGTCGTACCGGCAGACACGGGTTCCGTCCGCGGGTGAGACGCTGTTGGCGTTCACCGATGGCCTCGCCGAACTGAGCGATCCCCTCGAAACACCCGATGCACGGGTGCGGAAGCGCATCGACCAAGGCGACCTCGATCCCGAGGTTCTCGTGGCGTCGCTCTTCGCGGACAGCGATGACGAGATGAGACTGGACGACCGGACGGCCGTCGCGGCTTCGCTGTGACCCCCGGGAGGACCGAACGCCCCCGGCCGAAGCGCGCGCTCGGCCAGAACTTCCTGGTCGACCCGAACATTCAGCGCAAGATCGTGCGCGAACTCGATCCTCAGCCCGCGGACGTCGTGCTCGAGGTCGGACCGGGGCACGGAGAACTGAGCCAGTACCTCGTCGGCTGTTGCCGTCGCCTCATCCTCATCGAGAAGGATCGCGATCTTGCCGGCGGGCTCCGCGACCGCTGGGGAGGGCGGCCGGACGTGGTTGTGGTGGAAGGCGACGCACTTCGCCTCCGACTCCCGAACCACGTGCGGGGCGCCGCCGCAGTGCGCGTGGTGTCGAACGTCCCGTACAACATCACTTCACCCCTCGTCTTCGCCTTTCTCGAACTCGAGCCGGCCGCCATCCGCATCGTGCTCACGGTGCAGAGAGAAGTGGCGGAGCGAATCGTCGCAGCGCCGGGGATCAAGGCGTACGGCGCGCTCTCCGTCGGGGTGCAGGCGCTGGCGGACGCGTCGCTCGCCTTCCGGGTGGGCCGGCAGGCGTTCCGTCCCGTCCCCGCGGTCGATTCGGCGGTGGTTCGCCTGGAACCGCGGCCGGACGCCGCCGAAGTGGACCGCGTGGCGCTCAGGACGTTGACGCGCGCGTGCTTCAACCGCCGCCGGAAGCAGCTGCAGAAGACGCTGCGGACGGCTTCGGAGCTGAAGTTCTCGGGAGATGCGGAGGCTGTGTTGGCGCAACTCTCGATCGATCCCGCGGTGCGCCCGGAGATGCTCGATCCCCCCACTTTCGTGCGTCTGGCCGCGGCGCTTCAGGCGAGGCAGAGCGGGGGCGCGTCGCGTTGAGTTGAGGACGGGCCGGCCCTATCTTGGTTTGTGAAACCTTTCACAAGGGTGGGCATGAGCGGCAGAATTTCCGATTCGACGGTTCGACGCCTCTCCCTGTACCTCCGCATGTTGCGCGACCTTGAGCGAGCCGGCGCGGAGTTCGTGTCCAGTTCTCAGCTTGCCGAGCCCTCGGGGGCCACCTCGGCCCAGGTCCGGAAAGACCTGAGCCACTTCGGCTCATTCGGGAAACGTGGGCGAGGATACTCGGTCGACGGGCTCGTGCGGGCGCTGGAGGAGATCCTCGGGCTCTCGCGCAGTTGGAGGATCGCGCTGGTGGGCGTCGGCAAGATCGGGTCGGCGCTGCTGGGGTACGGCGGGCTGGCGGCGCGCGGATTCGATGTCGTCGCGGCCTTCGATGTCGACGAGGCGAAGGTCGGGACTCGGGCCTACGGACTCAGGATTCGTCCCATGAAGGACCTCCGGCCGGTCATCGCGGAGTGTCGGGCGGAGATCGGGGTCGTCGCGACCCCGACGGAGGTGGCGGCCGAGATCGCCGCGGAACTTGAGCGCGCAGGCGTGGGCGCGATCCTGAACTTCGCACCGATCGAACTCTCGGAGGTGAACGGGGTGCCGATCCGGACGGTGGACATCGTGCTCGAACTCGAAGGGTTGAGCTACCTGATGTCCGAGGCGGGTCGGCGTACCCGGAGCGACGCGTGACGGGCATGCACTTCGCTCCCGATGGAGTGCTGGTGCGCGAGGCGTTGCGCCAGCTCGAGGACGGTCCTCGCTCGTCCGTGGAGTTGGTGGCCCAGGTGCTCGGCATGCAAGGGTGCCCGCCGGCCATGGCCCGCCGCCTCGTCGCACAGTTGCTCGACGGGGTTCCCGAGGTCGCCCGCGACGGGGAAGGCGGCGACGCATGGCGTTTGGCCGCGGGAGGGAGGCGGACCCGAAAGCCGGCGGCCCGGCGGCTGCACGACCTCCGATACGCGGTCGTGGATGTCGAGACGAACGGCGGCGTCGCGGGGGGGAACGGTCGGGTCGTCGAGATCGCGATCGTGGATGTAGATCGTGGCGCGATCGGGGGATGCTATTCGACGCTCGTGGATTCCGGCGTGGCCATTCCACCGTGGATCACGCGCCTCACCGGAATCCGCACGGAGATGACGCACGGAGCGCCGAGTTTCTCGCAGATCTGCGATCGGGTGCGCGGGCACCTGCGTGGCCGGGTTTTCGTCGCACATAACGCGGCGTACGATTGGGGCTTCCTGCGCGCCGAGATGCGGCGGGCGGGGGCCGGCCTCCCGCGCGGACCTCGCCTGTGCACGGTCCACATGGCGCGCCGACTGCTACCGGGACTCGAGCGTCGAGGCCTGGATTCGGTCGCTGACTACTACGGGATCGAGATCAGCGAGCGTCACCGCGCGCGAGGCGACGCGGTCGCGACGGCTCGTATCCTCGTCCGCATGCTCGCGGACGCGGAGCGCCGCGGCTGGACGACGTGGCCCGCGCTCCGCAAGGCTCTCGGGCCGGTTCCGTCACCCGGGCGCGGCGGGCGTCGGGGCCGGCATTCCGAACGGCACGAACACGCAAACGACGGCATGAGCGATAGGCATGAGCGATAGACATGAGCGATAGACATGAGCGATAGCGACAGAATTCCGGTCATCGTTTCCGCCGCGCGGCTCCCCACGGGCCGCTTCATGGGCGGACTCTCCTCCCTCGCGGCCCCGGACCTCGGCGGTCTCGCGATCTCGGCGGCGGTCGACCGGGCCGGGGTCGACCCGGACGAGATCGACGACGTGATCATGGGGAATGTCGTGCAGGCGGGGGTCGGGCAGGCGCCCGCCCGCCAGGCGGCGATCCGCGGCGGGGTGCCCGTGACGGTCCCGGCCGTGACCGTGAACAAGGTCTGCGGCTCCGGCCTCAAGGCCGTCATGCTGGCGGCGCAGGCAATAAAGGCCGGTGACGCCCGGGTCGTGGTGGCCGGCGGGATGGAGTCGATGTCGAACGCCCCCTATCTCCTCCGGGGACACCGGGAGGGAGTGAAGTTCGGCGACCGGTCCCTCGTCGACGGACTCATACACGACGGGCTGTGGTGCGCCTTCGGTACCTGCCACATGGGCGGTCACGCCGAGTACACGGCCCACAAGGCGGGCGTGAGCCGGGAGGATCAGGATGCCTACGCGCTCGGCAGCCATGAGAAGGCGATCCACGCGATCGATGCAGGGGAATTCGCCGCGGAAGTCGTCCCCGTCCACATCGAGACCCGCAGGGGAACCGTGACCATCGACACGGACGAGCCGCCGCGGCGCGGCACGTCGCTCGAGGCGCTCGGGAAGCTCAGACCCGCCTTCGCGGGAGATGCCCCGCCGGAGGTGACCGAGCCCAGCGTCACGGCCGGGAACGCGCCCGGCCTCAACGATGGGGGCGCGGCCACGGTCGTCACGTCCGAAGCTTACGCCGCGGCGCACGGACTTCCGATCCTCGCACGGATCCGCGCCTATTCCGTCGGGGCGACCGCGCCCCGCGATCTCTTCTTCGCCCCCGTCGCCGCCGTGCGGAAGCTCATGACGCTCGACGGGACGGTCGTCGCCGACTACGGGCTCGTGGAGATGAACGAGGCGTTCGCCGTCCAGTGTCTTGCGGATGCCCGCGAACTGGGACTGGATCTCGATCGTGTGAACGTCCGCGGCGGGGCGATCGCTCTCGGCCACCCGATCGGCGCCTCGGGCGCGAAGATCCTCACGACGCTCCTCCATGCCATGCGGGACCGTGACGTCGAGCGGGGGATGGCCACCCTGTGTCTCGGCGGGGGCAACGCCGTCGCGATGAGCGTCGAGCGCCGGTGAACGTGAAGCCTGAAGGCTGGGCTTGGGCCGGGAGGCTGGCGGCATTCGCCGGCCTCTTCATCGCCTTCGGACTGGTGCTCGGGTTCGCGGTCGCGGTCATCGCCGGCCTTCCGGGCGTCGAGGCGACGGAGGCCGTCGACTGGCGGAACGTCGCGCCGGTGCTGCTCGCGGCGTGTGCGGCCACCTGGCTGTTGGCCGTCGGCATCGACAGGCGCCCGCTGTCCGCGCTTGGACTGAGCCGCGGGCTTCCCGGTCTCGCCGAACTCGGTTCCGGCGTGCTGGCGGGACTTGCGATCATCGGCGCGGCCATTCTCACCCTGGCCGCGCCGGGCTGGGTCTCGTGGACGGCCTCCGCCGCACCGCTCCTCACGGGCGTGAAGGTCTCGGCCCTGTTGCTGGCGGCGGCGTTCACGGAGGAACTCCTCTTTCGAGGGTATCCCTTCCGCGTACTTCACGTCCGCTTCGGGCCGGTGCCCGCCGTGGTCGCAACCTCCGTCGCCTTCGGTCTCATGCACGGCGCCAATCCGGGTGTGACGCCGCTGGCGCTGGTCAACCTGACTCTGGCTGGCGTGCTGCTCGGCGTGGCGTACTGGCGTTCCGGCAGCCTGTGGTTCGTCACGGGCCTCCACTTCGGCTGGAACTGGGT
The DNA window shown above is from Candidatus Palauibacter australiensis and carries:
- a CDS encoding STAS domain-containing protein, which encodes MTFSIEQAGAHTLVGVGGQLTINNRGEFKERVLARLADGDTDFVIDFTEADYIDSSGLGVLVSLSKYIRDTGGRLTLTGLNEDLQRLFALTRLDSLFEIAESRAAALGES
- a CDS encoding SpoIIE family protein phosphatase gives rise to the protein MKDGEPARILVLSSRPDILQAVSDAAAEIDPSPEVRGLFGRPLTVLPTDLILVDIAEPRATMPYLHRRFGAASALVALIDGAWIDRLGSALGEDWTDYLFHPLNAAELGFVWQKHTSPAEAPDLNLDLDESGHIRVVFPSNVRYQRAVVERVVVACRHLADLDRETAFRLRVTLGEAVANAILYGSGDRAGAVVRVSAKADAEGLRVKVSDEGSGFDPDAVPDPVSAEGIGRPRGRGLFLLRKLADGVAFNETGNSVTLSFRGAPDPLVRIEPLLRRFAEVTGLRFRLDRLFEDGSQVLFDSWENDEAASPPPEIRETWPLGDAGRLRLVHEWASRGDAAATLLAGWIGAVAEGEQSRERLLARRLRRERVLAELEIARDLQLKLLPPPEDFRDLGRIAARCDPALSLGGDFYYLVRLTGGCLGVMLGDVSSHGPSAALIMARTLSAVVLATGVEAEPAAVLDAMHGQLRAALDATEMYMTLFYGVIDPGRGELRYANAGHPYAYLLGSDGIRRLAALDPPVGVAPVRSYRQTRVPSAGETLLAFTDGLAELSDPLETPDARVRKRIDQGDLDPEVLVASLFADSDDEMRLDDRTAVAASL
- the rsmA gene encoding 16S rRNA (adenine(1518)-N(6)/adenine(1519)-N(6))-dimethyltransferase RsmA, with amino-acid sequence MTPGRTERPRPKRALGQNFLVDPNIQRKIVRELDPQPADVVLEVGPGHGELSQYLVGCCRRLILIEKDRDLAGGLRDRWGGRPDVVVVEGDALRLRLPNHVRGAAAVRVVSNVPYNITSPLVFAFLELEPAAIRIVLTVQREVAERIVAAPGIKAYGALSVGVQALADASLAFRVGRQAFRPVPAVDSAVVRLEPRPDAAEVDRVALRTLTRACFNRRRKQLQKTLRTASELKFSGDAEAVLAQLSIDPAVRPEMLDPPTFVRLAAALQARQSGGASR
- a CDS encoding redox-sensing transcriptional repressor Rex, yielding MSGRISDSTVRRLSLYLRMLRDLERAGAEFVSSSQLAEPSGATSAQVRKDLSHFGSFGKRGRGYSVDGLVRALEEILGLSRSWRIALVGVGKIGSALLGYGGLAARGFDVVAAFDVDEAKVGTRAYGLRIRPMKDLRPVIAECRAEIGVVATPTEVAAEIAAELERAGVGAILNFAPIELSEVNGVPIRTVDIVLELEGLSYLMSEAGRRTRSDA
- a CDS encoding 3'-5' exonuclease; its protein translation is MHFAPDGVLVREALRQLEDGPRSSVELVAQVLGMQGCPPAMARRLVAQLLDGVPEVARDGEGGDAWRLAAGGRRTRKPAARRLHDLRYAVVDVETNGGVAGGNGRVVEIAIVDVDRGAIGGCYSTLVDSGVAIPPWITRLTGIRTEMTHGAPSFSQICDRVRGHLRGRVFVAHNAAYDWGFLRAEMRRAGAGLPRGPRLCTVHMARRLLPGLERRGLDSVADYYGIEISERHRARGDAVATARILVRMLADAERRGWTTWPALRKALGPVPSPGRGGRRGRHSERHEHANDGMSDRHER
- a CDS encoding acetyl-CoA C-acyltransferase → MSDSDRIPVIVSAARLPTGRFMGGLSSLAAPDLGGLAISAAVDRAGVDPDEIDDVIMGNVVQAGVGQAPARQAAIRGGVPVTVPAVTVNKVCGSGLKAVMLAAQAIKAGDARVVVAGGMESMSNAPYLLRGHREGVKFGDRSLVDGLIHDGLWCAFGTCHMGGHAEYTAHKAGVSREDQDAYALGSHEKAIHAIDAGEFAAEVVPVHIETRRGTVTIDTDEPPRRGTSLEALGKLRPAFAGDAPPEVTEPSVTAGNAPGLNDGGAATVVTSEAYAAAHGLPILARIRAYSVGATAPRDLFFAPVAAVRKLMTLDGTVVADYGLVEMNEAFAVQCLADARELGLDLDRVNVRGGAIALGHPIGASGAKILTTLLHAMRDRDVERGMATLCLGGGNAVAMSVERR
- a CDS encoding type II CAAX endopeptidase family protein, with the protein product MNVKPEGWAWAGRLAAFAGLFIAFGLVLGFAVAVIAGLPGVEATEAVDWRNVAPVLLAACAATWLLAVGIDRRPLSALGLSRGLPGLAELGSGVLAGLAIIGAAILTLAAPGWVSWTASAAPLLTGVKVSALLLAAAFTEELLFRGYPFRVLHVRFGPVPAVVATSVAFGLMHGANPGVTPLALVNLTLAGVLLGVAYWRSGSLWFVTGLHFGWNWVMAASGLPVSGLDVSISGLETTVTGPVLWTGGAFGPEGALSITFVTVLGTFWVWRVAGSRSRSASRLSTTTASPAVDDGSLDASG